A window from Drosophila subobscura isolate 14011-0131.10 chromosome O, UCBerk_Dsub_1.0, whole genome shotgun sequence encodes these proteins:
- the LOC117896712 gene encoding G protein-activated inward rectifier potassium channel 3 isoform X1 → MQVPLSDVQVLHDPADAETIVGNGGGDQEETFAHMKEWKRQYMRGISHTPSQAGVYYEALKGSSHSLAKGSRNFRPGSMRRVRRRAVFKNGDCNVVQKHLQRRRLRFMQDMYTTMVDWQWRWTLLAFALSFVLSWLFFALIWWLIIYTHGDLEELHMPDNQEESGWAPCVSAIDGFTSCFLFSIETQHTIGYGVRTTSTECPEAIFMMCFQSIYGVMSSAFMAGIVFAKMTRAKQRAQTLLFSKQAVICQRDGSLSLMFRVGDMRKSHIIGAGVRAQLIRTKSTKEGEVMTQFFTELEIGSDDSGSDLFFIWPMIIEHKIDENSPLYNLNATDMLHDRFEIVVILEGTVESTGQSTQARSSYINTEILWGHRFDPVVLYNKDLQAYEIDYARFNETTQVDTPLCSARELNEIYKIQEGFRTPASHTIRSRHSSSSSGYQSPQDRRLRWQLSVPL, encoded by the exons ATGCAGGTGCCGCTCAGCGATGTCCAGGTCCTGCACGATCCTGCCGATGCGGAGACCATAGTCGGAAATGGTGGCGGCGACCAAGAGGAGACCTTCGCCCACATGAAAGAGTGGAAGCGGCAGTACATGAGGGGCATCTCGCACACGCCCTCCCAGGCTGGCGTCTATTACGAGGCCCTCAAAGGATCCAGCCACTCGTTGGCCAAGGG ATCTCGCAATTTTCGTCCTGGAAGCATGCGGCGGGTGCGCAGAAGAGCCGTGTTCAAGAACGGCGACTGCAATGTGGTGCAAAAGCATCTGCAGAGAAGGCGACTGCGCTTCATGCAGGACATGTACACAACGATGGTGGACTGGCAGTGGCGATGGACGCTGCTGGCCTTTGCACTGAGCTTCGTTCTCTCGTGGCTGTTCTTTGCGCTCATCTGGTGGCTGATCATCTACACGCACGGGgatctggaggagctgcacatGCCGGACAATCAAG AGGAGTCTGGATGGGCGCCGTGTGTGTCGGCCATTGATGGCTTCACCTCCTGCTTTTTGTTCTCCATTGAGACACAGCACACCATTGGCTACGGTGTACGAACTACATCCACTGAGTGCCCCGAGGCCATATTCATGATGTGCTTCCAGTCCATCTACGGCGTAATGTCCTCTGCCTTCATGGCGGGCATTGTCTTTGCCAAGATGACCCGGGCCAAGCAGCGGGCACAGACGCTGCTCTTCTCCAAGCAGGCGGTGATCTGCCAGCGGGATGGTAGCCTATCGCTGATGTTCCGAGTGGGTGACATGCGGAAGTCCCACATCATCGGCGCCGGCGTCAGGGCCCAGCTGATTCGAACGAAGAGCACCAAGGAGGGGGAGGTGATGACGCAGTTCTTCACGGAGCTGGAGATCGGCAGCGATGACTCGGGCTCCGATTTGTTCTTCATCTGGCCTATGATCATCGAGCACAAGATCGACGAGAACTCGCCGCTCTACAATCTGAATGCCACGGACATGCTGCACGACAGGTTCGAGATTGTGGTCATACTCGAGGGAACGGTGGAGTCCACGGGCCAGTCCACACAGGCTAGATCGAGTTACATCAACACCGAGATCCTGTGGGGGCACCGCTTCGATCCTGTGGTGCTGTACAACAAGGATCTGCAGGCGTACGAGATCGACTATGCCCGCTTCAACGAGACCACACAGGTGGACACGCCCCTGTGCAGTGCTCGGGAGCTGAACGAGATCTACAAGATCCAGGAGGGCTTCCGCACACCAG CTTCACATACGATCCGTTCGCGGCACTCGAGTTCCAGTTCCGGCTACCAGTCGCCCCAGGACCGTCGACTGCGCTGGCAGCTCTCGGTGCCCTTGTAG
- the LOC117896713 gene encoding uncharacterized protein LOC117896713: MFLTETLTDSVCIFCLDEQRRPHRIPCGHSFCTECFERYLQVGLDTRCPLCRQDFRPHAGGEPPDSAPNIGQYTVDEDDLAMDLTEDFGSLSSTDTLQTDTLWLTLTEQECRFFDELYREVQLEDEQRL, translated from the coding sequence ATGTTTCTAACTGAGACCTTGACAGATAGTGTGTGCATATTTTGCCTAGACGAACAGCGACGGCCACACCGGATACCCTGCGGACACTCATTCTGCACGGAATGCTTCGAGCGCTACTTGCAGGTGGGACTTGACACTCGCTGCCCCTTGTGCCGGCAGGACTTTCGACCCCATGCAGGAGGAGAGCCTCCCGATAGTGCGCCCAACATTGGGCAATACACAGTGGACGAGGACGACTTGGCCATGGACCTGACTGAAGACTTTGGATCCCTTTCCAGCACTGACACTCTGCAGACAGACACTCTGTGGCTGACCCTCACAGAGCAGGAGTGCCGCTTCTTCGACGAGCTCTACAGGGAGGTGCAACTGGAGGACGAGCAACGACTATAA
- the LOC117896712 gene encoding G protein-activated inward rectifier potassium channel 3 isoform X2, which produces MRFNFSSHSAAPAAATATPATAATNGNEKASATQPLKRAIENDPDSLDSVISNPQSYPITIVPNRPASFYGVAPNGKAFQRQASCRSRNFRPGSMRRVRRRAVFKNGDCNVVQKHLQRRRLRFMQDMYTTMVDWQWRWTLLAFALSFVLSWLFFALIWWLIIYTHGDLEELHMPDNQEESGWAPCVSAIDGFTSCFLFSIETQHTIGYGVRTTSTECPEAIFMMCFQSIYGVMSSAFMAGIVFAKMTRAKQRAQTLLFSKQAVICQRDGSLSLMFRVGDMRKSHIIGAGVRAQLIRTKSTKEGEVMTQFFTELEIGSDDSGSDLFFIWPMIIEHKIDENSPLYNLNATDMLHDRFEIVVILEGTVESTGQSTQARSSYINTEILWGHRFDPVVLYNKDLQAYEIDYARFNETTQVDTPLCSARELNEIYKIQEGFRTPASHTIRSRHSSSSSGYQSPQDRRLRWQLSVPL; this is translated from the exons ATGCGCTTCAATTTCTCGAGCCACTCggctgccccagcagcagcaacagccactccagcgacagcagcgacaaatGGCAACGAGAAGGCCTCGGCCACCCAGCCCTTGAAGAGGGCCATTGAGAACGATCCCGATTCGTTGGACAGTGTGATTAGCAATCCGCAATCGTATCCCATCACCATAGTGCCCAATCGCCCCGCGAGCTTCTATGGAGTGGCGCCCAATGGCAAGGCTTTTCAGCGCCAGGCGAGCTGCAG ATCTCGCAATTTTCGTCCTGGAAGCATGCGGCGGGTGCGCAGAAGAGCCGTGTTCAAGAACGGCGACTGCAATGTGGTGCAAAAGCATCTGCAGAGAAGGCGACTGCGCTTCATGCAGGACATGTACACAACGATGGTGGACTGGCAGTGGCGATGGACGCTGCTGGCCTTTGCACTGAGCTTCGTTCTCTCGTGGCTGTTCTTTGCGCTCATCTGGTGGCTGATCATCTACACGCACGGGgatctggaggagctgcacatGCCGGACAATCAAG AGGAGTCTGGATGGGCGCCGTGTGTGTCGGCCATTGATGGCTTCACCTCCTGCTTTTTGTTCTCCATTGAGACACAGCACACCATTGGCTACGGTGTACGAACTACATCCACTGAGTGCCCCGAGGCCATATTCATGATGTGCTTCCAGTCCATCTACGGCGTAATGTCCTCTGCCTTCATGGCGGGCATTGTCTTTGCCAAGATGACCCGGGCCAAGCAGCGGGCACAGACGCTGCTCTTCTCCAAGCAGGCGGTGATCTGCCAGCGGGATGGTAGCCTATCGCTGATGTTCCGAGTGGGTGACATGCGGAAGTCCCACATCATCGGCGCCGGCGTCAGGGCCCAGCTGATTCGAACGAAGAGCACCAAGGAGGGGGAGGTGATGACGCAGTTCTTCACGGAGCTGGAGATCGGCAGCGATGACTCGGGCTCCGATTTGTTCTTCATCTGGCCTATGATCATCGAGCACAAGATCGACGAGAACTCGCCGCTCTACAATCTGAATGCCACGGACATGCTGCACGACAGGTTCGAGATTGTGGTCATACTCGAGGGAACGGTGGAGTCCACGGGCCAGTCCACACAGGCTAGATCGAGTTACATCAACACCGAGATCCTGTGGGGGCACCGCTTCGATCCTGTGGTGCTGTACAACAAGGATCTGCAGGCGTACGAGATCGACTATGCCCGCTTCAACGAGACCACACAGGTGGACACGCCCCTGTGCAGTGCTCGGGAGCTGAACGAGATCTACAAGATCCAGGAGGGCTTCCGCACACCAG CTTCACATACGATCCGTTCGCGGCACTCGAGTTCCAGTTCCGGCTACCAGTCGCCCCAGGACCGTCGACTGCGCTGGCAGCTCTCGGTGCCCTTGTAG